Genomic segment of Scomber scombrus unplaced genomic scaffold, fScoSco1.1 SCAFFOLD_560, whole genome shotgun sequence:
aggagaggagagagaggaaggaaagagaggagggaaagagaggaggagaggagagatgaaggaaggagaggaaggataggagagagagaggaggagaggagagagaggaaggaaagagaggaaggagaggagagaggaaggaaagagaggaaggagaggagagaggaaggagaggagagggagaaagagaggagagagaggaatgagaggaatgacaggagagaggaatgagaggagagaggaatgagaggagagagagaagcacattgaaggtccgggactggaatctgtcatccggacgtcttcaggcccagattacctgtgagacgagaaagcacaaacaactccggggaagaagtttaggttattgaatgcattaatagtatatgaatgttattggatatagatagatggagagagagagggggggagagaggagcccagtgcatcatgggagtcccccggcagtctaagcctatagcagcataaactaggtatccttaaaacaatactgataccaattgaaTAAATGGACTCTTTTATCTTAAagtgtcatatatatatatatatatatatatatatatatatatatatatatatataattgtctTGTTCAAGGAGACTTTAACATGCAGACAGGAGGAGCAACAACCTCACAGTTACCAGCATCTCTAACTTTAACCCATCAGCTGAGCTTCTGCAGCCGCTCAGTCACATCTGATCCAGGAAGTTCAGATAAGCATCTAATCTAAATGAAGTCAGTGATGAACGTCTCCTCCAGGCAGACCGGACTCATTTGTAATCAGATAAGGAGAATTAGAAGTGAGTTGGACCAGATATTGTCTGAATGCAGgagacagaaggacagaaggacagaaggacagaggacagaaggacagaaggacagaaggacaaaGGAATGATAGTAAATAGGAATTAGAGACTTTAAGGGCTGATGATaatgattatttacattatttacatcatAGATTAATAGTTTAGTTCAGAGAGTCAAACTCAGCTTAGTTCAATTTAATCTGAtgtggatcattaaaaagatggagggaaggaaggagggaaggatggaagaaagggaggaaagacaaaaggaaggaaggatggaaggaaggaagaaagggaggaaggatggaaggaaggaagaaagggaggaaggaaaaatggaaggaaggaaagaaagggaaggaagtgaaggaaggaaggaaggatggaaggatggaaagaaaagatgagaggaaggaaatatggaaagaaggaagaaggaaggaaagaaagaaagaaagaaagaaaggttagaaaaaaagacaggaaggaaggaagtaaaggaaggatggaagaaagggaggaaggaaagaaaaggaaggatggaaagaaaagatgagaggaaggaaatatggaaagaaggaaagaagaaagaaagaaagaaaggttagaaaagaagacaggaaggaaggaaagtataGGAAAGAAGTGAAGGATGgttggatggaaggaaggaagaaagaggttggaaaagaagacaggaaggaaagatggaaggaagggaggaagggaaagaaagaaggatggaagaaagggaggaaggacaaatggaaggaaggaaggaaggaagaagttggaaaagaagacaggaaggaaagaaaaggaaggaaggatggaagaaagggaggagggacagaaaagaagggaggaaggaaagaaaaggaaggaagtgaaggaaggaaggatggaagaaagggaggaaggacaaatggatggaaggaaggaaggaaggaagaagttggaaaagaagacaggaaggaaagaaaaggaaggaaggatggaagaaagggaggagggacagaaaagaaggaatgaaggaaagaaaaggaaggaaggaaggaaggatggatggaaggaaagaaaagatgagaggaaggaaatatggaaagaaggaaggaagaaagaaagaaaggttggaaaagaagacataaaagaagggaggaaggaaagatggaaggaagaaagaaagaaaggttagaaaagaagacaggaaggaaggaaagaaaaggaaggaattatggaaggaaggaaagaaaagatgagaggaaggaaatatggaaggaaggaagtaagaaagaaagaaaggttagaaaagaagacataaaagaagggaggaaggaaagtgggcccggattggacccctgtgcaggccggttctggcccacaggcctcatgtttgacatctCTGTTTTAgtactttaaatatattaaaaaatattcagattattGTCACATAGAAaattaaagaaaccagaaaatattcacatttaagaatctggaatcagagaatttggacattttcttattaaaaatgactcaaaacgaCGTATCAGTGATCAAAAAAGtcgtcaattaatcaattaatcgttgcagctcgATCAGATTAGTCCCGGCCAAATGATGACAGCCTTACTCATGTGAacgttgccccccccccccctccggtTGTCCAGGGCAACGGTGTGATTTCCTGGAGAGTGTCGGCGAGcttcccttcctctccctcagCCGCACCGACAGCAGAAGAGCTTCACTGTGGAGAGAAACGAGTTCAGAGGGAGATAAAAACGAGtgattcctcttcctctcatctctctgcaggacagagactctgcagctcctcaaaaatagtttaaataaagacattattaaaatatcatcatAGCACTAATATGGCTTCTTAGATGTAATTATCtgcttttaattgcattttaaaatactgttggttgtaattttcttcttaaattttagactttttttatatttatctttgAGGAAACCTGCAGATATCTCACTTTTATTAAAATTGCCCTTATTGGAGCAACATGGGGGGGCAACTATGAGCTAAAAGGCATCTCTGATGGCAACAAGTATACACAATAAGTATATATGAAGGCAACTAGTCATAAAGATGAGATTAAAgctcattttgagtcatttttattagaaaaaatgtcaaaattatcAGAttttagcttcttaaatgtgaatattttcttgtttatttagttttttatgacagaaaactgaatatatttgagttatGGACAAAAAAGACACTTGAGGACGTTGCTTTGGGCTTTGAGAAACATTACCAGATCATATATAAACCATATAAAAAGATCATATATTATCTATCGTCATACATTCATTGGATCAGATCATAATTGTTGCCATTCACCATTTCTTGAAACCTtaattttgcttgttttatctgaTTAAAGTCTAATTTTAAAGttactttttatatatgtgGAAGAAAAACAGTAAATCTGCACATCTAAGAAATTGAATAAAGGAATTTTTCAGTTAAGATGATTTTaacttattaaattattaaattattgcaTCATAGACTTAAACTAGGTGATAAACTTAACAAATCATCTGTTATCTTTGTCCtccttatctttctttcctcccccctcccttcctcccttccttctttcctctgtccttctttccttccttcctcttttcctttctccctccctcctttccttcattcttccttcctccctcctttccttccgtcacctttcctccctcctttccttccgtcttccttcctccttaatTTCCTTcctactcccttccttccttcctccctcctttctttcgttcttcctccctccctcccttccttcctcctttctttcgttcttcctcccttcctttcttcctccctcctttccgtccgtattctttcctccctcctttccttccttcttccttcctccctcctttcctttctttttccttccttcctccctcctttccttccttcttctttccttcctccctcctttccttccttcttctttcctccctccctcctttctttccttcttcctcccttcctccctccctcctttctttccttctcaaATCATCTGTGTTATCTTTGTGTCTTTATCTTCAGCGGCAGTGGAGACGATTCCCTCGACGGTCTCCCGAAACACGTCCCGCGCTGCCCTTTGACCCCGTCCTTATCGCCGCGGAAACGGACCACGAGCCAATCGAAGACGGAGCCGCCGCTGCTGAGGACGGACAAAAGGACGATCTACACCGCCGGCAGACCGCCGTGGTACAACGTCACCGGGACAACGTTCAAAGAGGCCTTCGTCATCGGTGAGAAACACTCAGACTTATAGAGTGacttcctgtcttcctcccgggtcaaattgaccccgtctgttttgactgttccttctttcctcccttccttccttccgtctgtccttcctccctccctccttctctctttctttcctccctaccttctttccttcctccatccccctttcttccttccttctttccttccttccttccttctttccaccatCCCtccttatctttctttcctcccccctaccttcctccctcccttctttcctctgtccttctttccttccttcctcccttcctcttttcatttctccctcccaccctccctccttccttctttcctccctcctccctttttcctccctccttcctttccttccgtcttccttcctctctcctttccttcattcttccttcctcctttctttccttcttcctcccttccttccttcctccctcttttccttccgtcttccttccttcctccctcctaccttccttcctcccttcttccttcctccctccctcttttccttcattcttcctcccttccttccttccttcctccctcctttcttctgtctttctgtcttccttcctcccttccttccttccgtctgtcctccctccctccctccttttctctttctttcctccctaccttctttccttcctccatccccctttcttcttccttctttccttccttccttccttctttcctccatccctccttatctttctttcctcccccctaccttcctccctcccttctttcctctgtccttctttccttccttcctcccttcctcttttcctttctccctcccaccctccctccattctgtcttccttcctccctcctaccttccttcctcccttcttccttcctccctccctcttttccttcattcttcctccttccttccttcctcctcctttcttctgtctttctgtcttccttcctcccttccttccttccgtctgtcttcctccctccctccttctctctttctttcctccctaccttctttccttcctccatcccctttcttccttccttctttccttccttccctccttctttcctcccttcctccttatctttctttcctcccccctaccttcctccccttccttctttcctctgtccttctttccttccttcctcccttcctctttcctttctccctcccaccctcccttcttccttctttcctccctcctcctttttcctccctcctcctttccttccgtcttccttctctctcctttccttcattcttccttcctcctttctttccttcttcctcccttccttccttcctccctcttttccttccgtcttccttccttcctccctcctttccttcctccctaccttttttcccttccttctttcctctgtccttctttccttccttcctcccttcctctttccctttctccctcccaccctccttcccttctgtcttccttcctccctcctaccttccttcctcccttcttccttc
This window contains:
- the LOC133976934 gene encoding uridine-cytidine kinase-like 1, which produces CLVSALSQHGETGSDPKAAEPQREEGMEEPDRSMSRSDSGSGDDSLDGLPKHVPRCPLTPSLSPRKRTTSQSKTEPPLLRTDKRTIYTAGRPPWYNVTGTTFKEAFVI